Proteins co-encoded in one Prescottella sp. R16 genomic window:
- a CDS encoding ABC transporter ATP-binding protein, with the protein MSTETTVAARAVDLTKVYGTGDTRVHALAGVSAEFARGEFTAIMGPSGSGKSTLMHCLAGLDAASSGSVLIGDTDLTTLSDKQMTQLRRDRIGFVFQAFNLVPTLTALENITLPLDIAGRKADQQWLDTVIDRLGLRDRIDHRPGELSGGQQQRVACARALAGRPEIIFGDEPTGNLDSHSSGEVLSILRAAVDEFDQTVVIVTHDPRAASFADRVVFLADGRIVDELRDPTAESVLDRMKNLETV; encoded by the coding sequence ATGTCCACGGAAACCACGGTGGCCGCACGCGCGGTCGACCTGACGAAGGTCTACGGCACCGGCGACACCCGGGTCCACGCCCTGGCGGGGGTGTCTGCGGAGTTCGCGCGCGGCGAGTTCACTGCGATCATGGGGCCGTCCGGCTCCGGTAAGTCGACGCTCATGCACTGCCTCGCGGGCCTCGACGCGGCCTCCTCGGGTTCGGTGCTGATCGGCGACACGGACCTGACGACGCTGTCGGACAAGCAGATGACGCAGTTGCGCCGGGACCGGATCGGGTTCGTGTTCCAGGCGTTCAACCTGGTGCCGACGCTGACTGCGCTCGAGAACATCACCCTGCCTCTCGACATCGCGGGCCGCAAGGCCGATCAGCAGTGGCTCGACACCGTGATCGATCGGCTCGGTCTGCGGGACCGGATCGACCACCGCCCCGGTGAGCTCTCGGGTGGCCAGCAGCAGCGGGTCGCGTGTGCGCGGGCGCTCGCGGGCCGGCCGGAGATCATCTTCGGTGACGAACCGACCGGCAACCTGGACTCGCATTCCTCGGGCGAGGTGCTGTCGATCCTGCGGGCCGCGGTCGACGAGTTCGACCAGACCGTCGTGATCGTCACGCACGATCCGCGGGCCGCGAGCTTCGCCGACCGGGTCGTGTTCCTCGCGGACGGCCGGATCGTCGACGAGCTCCGCGATCCCACCGCCGAGTCGGTGCTCGACCGCATGAAGAACCTCGAGACGGTCTGA
- a CDS encoding arylsulfatase, whose product MGEEFTSNRFTGKVATDIRDSTPDWSPFAEPTAPEGAPNVLYLVWDDTGIGTWDMYGGLVEMPNLRRIADRGILLSQFHTTALCSPTRASLLSGRNPTTVGMATIVEFTDGFANANGRMPADCALISDVLGERGWNTYAVGKWHLTPLEEANLAASKRHWPLGHGFERFYGFLGGEADQWYPDLVYDNHPVEPPYSPEDGYHLSRDLADRSIEFVRDSKVIAPDKPWFLYLCPGCGHAPHHVSREWADRYRGRFDMGYEKYREIVLENQKRLGLVPADTELSPMNPYADEVSADGTPWPELDTVRPWESLSDDEKRLFCRMAEVFAGFQSYTDAQIGRVLDHLEESGQLDNTIVVVLSDNGASGEGGPNGSVNEYRFFNGYPDRIEDGLDRIDDLGGPDTYNHYCLGWAMAFNTPYKLFKRYASHEGGIADPCLISWPDGIPARGETRDRYVNVCDVTPTVYDLLGVTPPASVRGIPQRPLEGTSFRSILFDPDAATGKRTQFYSMLGTRGIWHDGWFANTVHPAAPSNWSHFDDDRWELFHLERDRSQCHDLAAARPDLLDEMKALWFAEAQRYDGLPLNDLDILSAFLRYRPYPTGQRTSNTYYPDIAPVGPGAALDIRGRSFALLADVTVDAADDGAVPEGVLFSHGGRLGGHTLFVQDRRLGYVYNFLGEEQQEVTATEPVPAGRHVLGVRFDRDGVADDGFTPVGRVTLHVDDREVGVRDGVRIQPAMFSGVGKGIRVGRDTGRSVSDRYVAPFRFRGGTVAHVTVDVSGDPYLDLEREIARAFAHD is encoded by the coding sequence ATGGGTGAGGAATTCACGAGCAATCGGTTCACCGGCAAGGTAGCGACGGACATTCGGGATTCGACGCCCGACTGGTCGCCGTTCGCGGAACCCACTGCCCCCGAAGGCGCCCCGAATGTCCTGTATCTGGTGTGGGACGACACCGGTATCGGCACGTGGGACATGTACGGCGGTCTGGTGGAGATGCCGAATCTGCGGCGGATCGCCGACCGCGGCATCCTGCTGAGCCAGTTCCACACCACCGCACTGTGTTCCCCGACGCGGGCGTCGTTGCTGTCGGGTCGCAATCCGACGACCGTCGGGATGGCGACGATCGTGGAGTTCACCGACGGGTTCGCCAATGCGAACGGCAGGATGCCCGCGGACTGTGCGTTGATCTCCGACGTACTCGGAGAGCGGGGCTGGAACACGTACGCCGTCGGCAAGTGGCATCTGACGCCGCTCGAGGAAGCGAATCTTGCCGCATCGAAACGGCATTGGCCGCTCGGGCACGGATTCGAGCGGTTCTACGGTTTCCTCGGCGGCGAGGCCGACCAGTGGTATCCGGACCTGGTGTACGACAACCACCCGGTGGAGCCGCCGTATTCGCCGGAGGACGGCTATCACCTGTCGCGGGATCTGGCGGACCGGTCGATCGAGTTCGTCCGGGACTCGAAGGTGATCGCACCGGACAAGCCGTGGTTCCTGTACCTGTGCCCGGGCTGTGGTCATGCGCCGCACCATGTTTCGCGGGAGTGGGCGGACCGGTACCGGGGCCGGTTCGACATGGGGTACGAGAAGTATCGCGAGATCGTGCTGGAGAACCAGAAGCGTCTGGGACTGGTGCCCGCGGACACCGAACTGTCTCCGATGAATCCGTACGCCGACGAGGTGAGTGCGGACGGGACACCATGGCCGGAACTGGACACGGTGCGGCCGTGGGAGTCGCTGAGCGACGACGAGAAGCGCCTGTTCTGCCGGATGGCGGAGGTGTTCGCCGGATTCCAGAGCTACACCGACGCGCAGATCGGCCGGGTCCTCGACCATCTCGAGGAGTCCGGGCAACTGGACAACACGATCGTGGTGGTGCTGTCCGACAACGGTGCCAGCGGGGAGGGCGGGCCCAACGGGTCGGTCAACGAGTACCGGTTCTTCAACGGGTACCCGGACCGGATCGAGGACGGGCTCGACCGGATCGACGACCTGGGCGGGCCGGACACCTACAACCACTACTGCCTCGGTTGGGCGATGGCGTTCAACACGCCGTACAAGCTGTTCAAACGGTATGCCTCACACGAGGGCGGGATCGCGGACCCGTGTCTGATCTCGTGGCCGGACGGGATCCCGGCGCGCGGGGAGACCCGGGACCGGTACGTCAACGTCTGCGATGTCACGCCGACGGTGTACGACCTGCTCGGGGTCACGCCGCCCGCGTCGGTGCGCGGGATACCGCAGCGTCCGCTCGAGGGCACCAGCTTCCGATCGATACTGTTCGATCCGGACGCGGCCACCGGGAAGCGGACCCAGTTCTATTCGATGCTCGGCACCCGCGGCATCTGGCACGACGGCTGGTTCGCGAACACCGTGCACCCGGCGGCCCCGTCGAACTGGTCGCACTTCGACGACGACCGCTGGGAGTTGTTCCACCTCGAGAGGGACCGCAGCCAGTGCCACGATCTCGCGGCGGCCCGGCCCGACCTGCTCGACGAGATGAAGGCCCTGTGGTTCGCGGAGGCACAGCGGTACGACGGGCTGCCGCTCAACGACCTGGACATCCTGTCGGCGTTCCTGCGGTACCGGCCCTATCCGACCGGGCAGCGCACGTCGAACACCTACTATCCGGACATCGCGCCGGTCGGACCCGGGGCCGCCCTCGACATCCGCGGACGGTCGTTCGCGCTGCTCGCCGACGTCACCGTCGATGCGGCGGACGACGGCGCCGTGCCCGAGGGGGTCCTGTTCTCGCACGGGGGACGGCTCGGCGGGCACACCCTGTTCGTGCAGGACCGGAGGCTCGGATACGTCTACAACTTCCTCGGCGAGGAGCAGCAGGAGGTGACCGCCACCGAACCGGTCCCGGCGGGCCGACACGTGCTCGGGGTGCGGTTCGACCGGGACGGGGTCGCCGACGACGGCTTCACCCCGGTCGGCCGGGTGACGTTGCACGTCGACGACCGCGAGGTCGGGGTGCGGGACGGGGTGCGGATCCAGCCGGCGATGTTCTCCGGGGTGGGGAAGGGGATCCGGGTCGGCCGGGACACCGGGCGGTCGGTGTCCGACCGGTACGTGGCGCCGTTCCGGTTCCGGGGCGGCACTGTCGCGCACGTCACGGTCGACGTCTCCGGTGACCCGTATCTCGATCTGGAACGGGAGATCGCACGGGCGTTCGCCCACGACTGA
- a CDS encoding deoxyribonuclease IV has translation MRIGAHVRQDTDPVGAGERLGADLVQLFLTDPQKWDPPQPHPQADRIRESPLDVVVHSSYVINVASLNNRLRIPSRKAVADQAAAAADIGAIGLVVHGGHVRDGDDPAAGIANWRKLFERQQDAGGFGVPILVENTAGGDFAMARRLDAIARLWDAIGEFGAGFCLDTCHAWAGGEDLVGLVDRIRTITGRIDLVHLNNSRDPFDSARDRHANLTSGTIDPGMLVAVAAAADAPVVLETPADGVAEDLAYLRDALGHR, from the coding sequence ATGCGGATCGGAGCACACGTCCGGCAGGACACCGACCCCGTCGGGGCCGGTGAACGGCTCGGCGCCGACCTCGTCCAGCTGTTCCTCACCGATCCACAGAAATGGGATCCGCCGCAGCCTCACCCGCAGGCCGACCGGATCCGGGAGAGCCCGCTCGACGTCGTCGTGCACTCCTCGTACGTGATCAACGTGGCGAGCCTGAACAACCGGCTGCGGATCCCGTCCCGGAAAGCGGTCGCGGACCAGGCGGCCGCGGCCGCCGACATCGGTGCGATCGGCCTCGTCGTCCACGGCGGCCACGTCCGCGACGGCGACGACCCGGCTGCCGGAATCGCGAACTGGCGCAAACTGTTCGAGCGGCAACAGGACGCGGGTGGGTTCGGGGTGCCGATCCTGGTGGAGAACACCGCCGGCGGCGACTTCGCGATGGCCCGCCGGCTGGACGCGATCGCCCGGTTGTGGGACGCGATCGGCGAGTTCGGTGCCGGCTTCTGCCTCGACACGTGCCATGCGTGGGCCGGCGGCGAGGACCTCGTCGGACTCGTCGACCGGATCCGCACGATCACGGGCCGCATCGACCTGGTCCACCTCAACAACTCTCGCGACCCGTTCGACTCGGCCCGTGACCGGCACGCCAACCTGACCTCCGGGACGATCGACCCCGGGATGCTGGTCGCGGTCGCTGCGGCCGCCGACGCGCCCGTCGTCCTGGAGACTCCCGCCGACGGCGTCGCCGAGGACCTCGCCTACCTGCGCGATGCACTGGGACACCGCTGA
- a CDS encoding ABC transporter ATP-binding protein yields MSMDVTAWNAMYNAMHAEQDRRPFSKATLRRIVAFAQPHRRNISWYLLLSVVTAALAVATPVLAGRVVDAIVAGDAVRVVVLLAVAIAVIALLEAALAVLTRWLSASIGEDLILDLRTAVFDHVQRMPVAFFTRTRTGALVSRLNNDVIGAQRAFSDTLSGVVGNVVTLAITLVVMVGISWQITLLSLLLLPVFVIPARRMGTRLARLSREAANHNSVMSTQMTERFSAPGATLVKLFGRPSQESAEFAVRARRVRDIGVRTAMLQSVFVTALTLVSALALALVYGLGGYLALRGQLEAGAVVSLALLLTRLYSPLTALASARMDVMSALVSFERVFEILDLTPLIAQKPDAIDVPAGPASVEFRSVDFAYPAPDKVSLASLEEVAGIDTRGGDPVLHDISFRVEPGRMVALVGSSGAGKSTVAQLLPRLYDVDAGAVLIGGVDVRDLTTDSIRATVGLVTQDGHLFHESVRANLLLARPDATETDLWDALRRANLTDLIRSLPDGLDTVVGERGYRLSGGERQRLTIARLLLAQPRVVILDEATAHLDSTSEAAVQDALAEALTGRTAVVIAHRLSTIRAADEILVVEAGRIVERGDHTTLLAAGGRYAELYRTQFDTGAAPRPLLTEVIT; encoded by the coding sequence ATGAGTATGGACGTCACCGCGTGGAACGCGATGTACAACGCGATGCACGCGGAACAGGACCGGAGGCCCTTCTCCAAGGCGACACTGCGCCGGATCGTCGCGTTCGCGCAGCCACACCGCCGGAACATCTCGTGGTACCTGCTGCTCAGCGTCGTCACCGCGGCTCTCGCGGTGGCGACGCCGGTCCTCGCCGGCCGGGTCGTCGACGCGATCGTCGCCGGTGACGCCGTCCGGGTGGTGGTGCTGCTGGCCGTCGCGATCGCCGTCATCGCCCTGCTCGAGGCCGCACTGGCCGTCCTGACCCGGTGGTTGTCGGCGAGCATCGGCGAAGACCTCATCCTCGACCTGCGGACCGCGGTGTTCGACCACGTCCAGCGCATGCCGGTCGCGTTCTTCACCCGCACCCGCACCGGCGCCCTGGTCAGCCGCCTCAACAACGACGTGATCGGCGCACAGCGCGCCTTCAGCGACACCCTGTCCGGGGTCGTCGGCAACGTCGTGACGCTCGCGATCACCCTGGTCGTGATGGTCGGCATCTCGTGGCAGATCACGCTGCTGTCGCTACTACTGCTGCCGGTGTTCGTGATCCCGGCCCGGCGGATGGGCACCCGGCTGGCCCGATTGAGCCGGGAAGCCGCCAACCACAACTCGGTGATGAGCACGCAGATGACGGAGCGGTTCTCGGCGCCCGGCGCGACGCTCGTCAAGCTGTTCGGCCGGCCGTCGCAGGAATCGGCGGAGTTCGCGGTACGCGCCCGGCGCGTACGCGACATCGGGGTCCGCACCGCGATGCTGCAGTCGGTGTTCGTCACCGCCCTCACGCTCGTGTCGGCCCTCGCCCTGGCCCTCGTCTACGGTCTCGGCGGCTACCTCGCACTGCGCGGGCAGCTCGAGGCCGGCGCCGTGGTGTCCCTCGCGCTGCTGCTCACCCGGCTGTACTCGCCGCTCACCGCCCTCGCGAGTGCCCGCATGGACGTCATGAGTGCACTGGTCAGCTTCGAGCGGGTCTTCGAGATCCTCGACCTCACCCCGCTCATCGCGCAGAAGCCGGACGCGATCGACGTCCCGGCCGGTCCCGCATCCGTCGAGTTCCGGTCCGTCGACTTCGCCTACCCGGCCCCCGACAAGGTGTCCCTCGCATCCCTCGAGGAGGTCGCCGGTATCGACACCCGCGGCGGCGACCCCGTCCTGCACGACATCTCGTTCCGTGTCGAACCGGGCCGCATGGTCGCGCTCGTCGGATCGTCCGGCGCCGGGAAGTCGACGGTCGCGCAACTGCTCCCCCGCCTGTACGACGTCGACGCCGGCGCCGTCCTCATCGGCGGTGTCGACGTGCGCGACCTGACCACCGATTCGATCCGCGCGACCGTCGGCCTGGTCACCCAGGACGGTCACCTGTTCCACGAATCGGTGCGCGCCAACCTGCTGCTGGCCCGCCCCGACGCCACCGAGACCGACCTGTGGGACGCACTGCGCCGCGCCAACCTGACCGACCTGATCCGGTCGCTGCCCGACGGCCTCGACACCGTCGTCGGCGAACGCGGCTACCGGCTCTCCGGTGGTGAACGCCAGCGCCTGACCATCGCGCGACTGCTGCTGGCGCAGCCGCGGGTCGTGATCCTCGACGAGGCCACCGCCCACCTGGATTCGACGTCCGAGGCCGCCGTGCAGGACGCCCTCGCCGAGGCCCTCACCGGCCGCACCGCCGTCGTGATCGCCCACCGGCTGTCCACGATCCGCGCCGCCGACGAGATCCTCGTCGTGGAGGCGGGCCGCATCGTCGAACGCGGCGACCACACCACGCTGTTGGCCGCGGGCGGGCGCTACGCCGAGCTGTACCGGACCCAGTTCGACACCGGTGCCGCACCCCGCCCGCTGCTCACCGAGGTGATCACCTGA
- a CDS encoding NlpC/P60 family protein produces the protein MIAAALVAGSTVLVVAPAAAQPAGSSGSTGSTGSASLFTGSGDIAIPLPIPSPRGLAALAAAQTQIGKRYVWGGNGPDVWDCSGLVQWAFRTVGIALPRTSQEMAAYPGGLLVPLSVLQPGDVVTMNTYDIAGHVGIYAGNGMVFNAYGDGVPIGLTPLSDFDIHNIRRYF, from the coding sequence TTGATCGCAGCAGCACTCGTCGCCGGTTCCACCGTCCTGGTGGTGGCCCCGGCGGCGGCACAACCGGCCGGAAGTTCCGGCAGCACGGGCAGCACCGGGAGTGCGAGCCTGTTCACCGGCAGCGGCGACATCGCGATTCCGCTGCCGATCCCGAGTCCGCGCGGGCTGGCAGCCCTCGCGGCCGCCCAGACCCAGATCGGGAAGCGGTACGTGTGGGGCGGTAACGGCCCCGACGTGTGGGACTGCTCGGGTCTGGTGCAGTGGGCGTTCCGGACCGTCGGCATCGCTCTGCCGCGCACCAGCCAGGAGATGGCCGCGTATCCCGGCGGCCTGCTCGTCCCGCTGTCGGTGCTGCAGCCCGGCGACGTCGTCACGATGAACACGTACGACATCGCCGGGCACGTCGGCATCTACGCCGGCAACGGAATGGTGTTCAACGCGTACGGCGACGGGGTGCCGATCGGGTTGACTCCGTTGTCTGACTTCGACATCCACAACATCCGACGCTACTTCTGA
- a CDS encoding DEAD/DEAH box helicase — protein MSDTERDPQSDNHPPTFAELDIDERVLKALSDVGYESPSPIQAATIPPLLAGSDVVGLAQTGTGKTAAFAIPILTRLDVEKRVPQALVLAPTRELALQVAEAFGKYSAHIPGLHVLPIYGGQAYGVQLSGLRRGAQIIVGTPGRVIDHLEKGTLDLSQLEYLVLDEADEMLKMGFQDDVERILADTPEYKQVALFSATMPPAIRKISKQYLHDPVEITVKSKTQTASNITQRWVQVAHQRKLDALTRFLEVETFEAMIIFVRTKQATEDLAERLRARGFSAAAINGDIVQAQRERTIGQLKAGTLDILVATDVAARGLDVERISHVVNYDIPHDTESYVHRIGRTGRAGRTGDALLFVAPRERHLLKSIERTTRQSLIEIPLPSVDDVNAQRVSKFNDGITAALESEHLSLFRKFIEDYEREHDVPLADIAAALAVQSRDGESFLMAPEPPPAPRREREPRERPARRFDEGGPSGPRVGRDGQEFATYRIAVGKRHKVVPGAIVGAIANEGGLRRSDFGHISIRPDHSLVELPANLPWETVEALRATRISGVLIQLQPDTGAPGGRPSSRGGRDDRAGGKYGRKGGDKFGKRRPRD, from the coding sequence ATGAGTGACACCGAGCGCGACCCGCAGTCCGACAACCATCCCCCCACCTTCGCCGAACTCGACATCGACGAGCGCGTGCTGAAGGCGCTTTCCGACGTCGGATACGAGTCGCCCTCGCCGATCCAGGCGGCGACGATTCCGCCGCTGCTCGCCGGTAGCGACGTCGTCGGTCTCGCGCAGACCGGTACCGGTAAGACGGCCGCGTTCGCGATCCCGATCCTCACCCGGCTCGACGTCGAGAAGCGGGTGCCGCAGGCCCTGGTCCTGGCGCCGACGCGTGAGCTGGCGCTGCAGGTCGCCGAGGCGTTCGGCAAGTACTCCGCCCACATTCCGGGTCTGCACGTGCTGCCGATCTACGGCGGTCAGGCATACGGCGTGCAGCTGTCCGGGCTGCGGCGCGGCGCACAGATCATCGTCGGTACCCCCGGCCGCGTCATCGACCACCTGGAGAAGGGCACGCTCGACCTGTCGCAGCTCGAATACCTCGTCCTCGACGAGGCCGACGAGATGCTCAAGATGGGTTTCCAGGACGACGTCGAGCGCATCCTGGCGGACACCCCCGAGTACAAGCAGGTCGCGCTGTTCTCGGCGACGATGCCGCCGGCGATCCGCAAGATCTCCAAGCAGTACCTGCACGATCCGGTCGAGATCACCGTCAAGTCGAAGACACAGACGGCGTCGAACATCACCCAGCGGTGGGTGCAGGTGGCGCACCAGCGCAAGCTCGACGCGCTCACCCGCTTCCTCGAGGTCGAGACCTTCGAGGCGATGATCATCTTCGTCCGCACCAAGCAGGCCACCGAGGACCTCGCCGAACGTCTGCGGGCCCGCGGTTTCTCGGCGGCCGCGATCAACGGCGACATCGTGCAGGCCCAGCGTGAGCGCACGATCGGCCAGCTCAAGGCCGGCACCCTCGACATCCTCGTCGCCACCGACGTCGCCGCCCGCGGCCTGGACGTCGAGCGCATCTCGCACGTCGTCAACTACGACATCCCGCACGACACCGAGTCGTACGTGCACCGCATCGGCCGCACGGGCCGCGCCGGCCGCACCGGTGACGCGCTGCTGTTCGTCGCCCCGAGGGAACGGCACCTGCTCAAGTCGATCGAGCGCACCACCCGCCAGTCGCTCATCGAGATCCCGCTGCCGTCGGTCGACGACGTCAACGCGCAGCGCGTCTCGAAGTTCAACGACGGCATCACCGCGGCCCTCGAATCCGAGCACCTGTCCCTGTTCCGCAAGTTCATCGAGGACTACGAGCGTGAGCACGACGTCCCGCTCGCGGACATCGCCGCGGCCCTCGCCGTGCAGTCCCGGGACGGCGAATCGTTCCTGATGGCGCCCGAGCCGCCGCCCGCGCCGCGCCGCGAACGCGAGCCGCGGGAGCGTCCGGCCCGACGCTTCGACGAGGGCGGCCCGAGCGGCCCGCGCGTCGGACGCGACGGCCAGGAGTTCGCCACCTACCGGATCGCGGTCGGCAAACGCCACAAGGTGGTGCCGGGTGCGATCGTCGGTGCCATCGCCAACGAGGGTGGCCTGCGACGCAGCGACTTCGGGCACATCAGCATCCGCCCCGACCACAGCCTCGTGGAGCTGCCGGCGAACCTGCCGTGGGAGACCGTCGAGGCGCTGCGCGCCACCCGGATCTCCGGTGTGCTGATCCAGCTGCAGCCCGACACCGGGGCGCCCGGGGGACGGCCGTCGTCGCGCGGCGGCCGGGACGATCGGGCCGGCGGCAAGTACGGCCGCAAGGGCGGCGACAAGTTCGGGAAGCGTCGCCCGCGCGACTGA
- a CDS encoding SDR family NAD(P)-dependent oxidoreductase codes for MGKLDGKVALITGAGQGVGQGTAFALAKEGARIAVTGRTESKLIDTVEAITAAGGIAEPIVADVSVPADITRAVETTVSLFGGVDILVNNASLNPLGPINDLEPDYLERAYAAGPVAALRAMQACYPSMKERGGGAIVNMVSSVAVRWDASGYGGYASVKEALRSLTRAAACEWGVDNIRVLAVAPHAMSPGLQRWTEARPEEAAAFVASIPMRRIGDCETDIGNAIAFLVGPDAGYLTGATIPLDGGQSRWG; via the coding sequence ATGGGCAAATTGGACGGGAAGGTCGCGCTCATCACGGGCGCCGGTCAGGGCGTCGGCCAGGGCACGGCGTTCGCACTCGCGAAGGAGGGCGCGCGGATCGCGGTGACCGGACGCACCGAGTCGAAGCTGATCGACACGGTCGAGGCGATCACCGCGGCCGGTGGCATCGCCGAGCCGATCGTCGCGGACGTCTCCGTCCCCGCCGACATCACGCGGGCCGTCGAGACGACGGTGTCGCTGTTCGGGGGTGTCGACATCCTCGTCAACAATGCGAGCCTCAACCCGCTGGGCCCGATCAACGATCTCGAGCCCGACTACCTCGAGCGGGCGTACGCGGCCGGACCGGTCGCGGCGCTGCGGGCCATGCAGGCGTGCTATCCGTCGATGAAGGAGCGTGGCGGCGGCGCGATCGTCAACATGGTGTCGTCGGTGGCGGTGCGCTGGGATGCCAGTGGCTACGGCGGCTACGCGTCGGTCAAGGAGGCGCTCCGCTCGCTCACCCGGGCTGCGGCCTGCGAGTGGGGTGTCGACAACATCCGGGTCCTCGCCGTCGCGCCGCACGCGATGTCGCCCGGCCTGCAGCGGTGGACGGAGGCCCGCCCGGAGGAGGCTGCCGCATTCGTCGCGAGCATCCCGATGCGTCGGATCGGTGACTGCGAGACCGACATCGGCAATGCCATCGCGTTCCTCGTCGGCCCCGATGCCGGTTATCTGACGGGTGCGACGATCCCGCTGGACGGCGGCCAGTCCCGCTGGGGGTGA